A genomic window from Triticum urartu cultivar G1812 chromosome 7, Tu2.1, whole genome shotgun sequence includes:
- the LOC125522946 gene encoding transcription initiation factor TFIID subunit 1-like isoform X1 (The sequence of the model RefSeq protein was modified relative to this genomic sequence to represent the inferred CDS: added 271 bases not found in genome assembly), which yields MSDGERRDEDVATTSAADDDDDEDYEEPGGENHFLGFMFGNVDDAGDLDADYLDEDAKEHLFALADKLGASLKDIDLTKSSPATADPSEQDYDEKAEDAVDYEDIDEQYDGPEVEAATEEDHLLSKKDYFSSNTMFASVSSKVSVFDEENYDEDEEPPNDIELPGDNVIQDVISAEQTEISPSNDNPAIGKVSSPLPQSQETMDVEYEVCQEEIDTEEDQLESKSATTLPVLCIEDGSVILKFSEIFGAQEPVRKAKTDQHKRPVNKELRITNISDIVEDDEEVFLRSTIQDVPSLKHIKTNEDFIESDSDELISSDTFGFKDLCLSEQPMKDVHKEFPTAKQTLVCPDVYPLEHEDWENGIIWGNSPASESQSCLKSCVISEESSDAHSEDEAKDYGYVSGRCDVQDKNNGSPVIREPFGCTEMPASASYHSPENSYPPLIKETPQEKNDLDHAEPNNINGTVKINTMKCLSNLSLLNKELLEGSWLDNVIWDPSEDTPKPKLILDLKDDQMLFEILDEKNGDHLRSHARAMIVSRPMKTATVENVGHNNQAITLDAQFNISNDKFYSNRKMSQQAKSHTKKRSSMGIKVVHSVPGQKLQTMKPKLSTNEIANFHRPKAKWYPHENKLAAELQGAACSHGSMTVIVMTLAGKGVKLLVNAEETPLSVKSKASKKLEFRPSEKIKLFGYGKELQDDISLAMQNVRPNSILHVVRTEVHLWPKAQKLPGEDKALRPPGAFRKKADLSVKDGHVFLMEYCEERPLLLANAGMGARLCTYYQKTSPTDQTAISLRSNNDGLGTVLAIEPADKSPFLGDVRSGSQQSCLETNMYRAPAFPHKLASTDYLLVRSPKGMLSVRRIDKLYAVGQQEPHMEVFSPGTKNLQNHLLNRMLVYVYREFRLRERPGVLSQIRADEVPIQHPLTEAIVRKRLKHCADLKKGPNGHYFWTQRPDFRIPSEEELRRLVSPESVCCHESMQAGLHRLNRLGIEKLTQPVGLASAMNQLPDEAIELAAAAHIERELQITSWNLTSNFVACTNQDRENIERLEITGVGDPSGRGLGFSYVRVTPKAPVSNSSHKKKSAAAKGTTVTGTDADLRRLSMDAARELLLKFGVPDEQIDKLTRWHRIAMVRKLSSEQAASGITIDEIPVSKFARGQRMSFMQLQQQTKEKCQEIWDRQIQSLSAIDGDDNGSDTEAHSDLDSFAGDLENLLDAEEFDDEDVGTADLRSDKADGMRGLKMRRCPTQAQFNEEIQDDQAEAALVKKLLEESGNDPKRKKQPVDTTNQGANKTKQFKALTPKESTPRGAKEVDSSFTEGGLSSKLKTKLAVDANDIILVKKKNVQGKDGLKEKRQGARGDSLVCGACGQLGHMRTNKLCPKYGEDPETSEMDAISYRPNPLDVASHGQTKTLGRRLVAKVSSDVPETEGQESIEKIKPVKFRCGAPEKSLERNMSVAGSLVSDKLTTDSTDLRSTGKVSKIKIYSKPKTEDYPPDTPKPSVVIRPPAEVEKDVPRKKVIIKQPKGHVDQLRAIEVRSGQEPRKIRKIAELSSFEKNSRDDDGWYAGEPSQMNSSHDRLGRDGNRKSKEVMGGDESWRAFKEQRERQEQRLIEARIYSREEELQKAKKKSKKKKKHDFRDADILDHRPYRNDRKVPERDRASKRRTPADMTDYAPSAKRRRGGEVELSNILEKIVDHLRNQTAISLLFLKPVTKKVAPDYYDVIQRPMDLGTIRDKARKMEYKNRYEFRNDVAQIADNAHMYNETRHPHIPPLADELLELCDNLLDESADVLDDAESAMES from the exons ATTATGATGAGAAAGCAGAGGATGCTGTTGACTATGAAGATATTGATGAACAATATGATGGACCTGAAGTTGAAGCAGCTACAGAGGAAGACCATTTGCTATCCAAGAAAGATTACTTCTCCTCAAACACAATGTTTGCTTCAGTCAGTAGTAAAGTTTCAGTGTTTGATGAGGAGAACTATGATGAGGATGAAGAACCACCCAATGATATCGAGTTACCTGGTGATAATGTTATACAAG ATGTCATTTCAGCCGAGCAGACGGAAATATCACCCTCTAATGATAATCCTGCCATCGGAAAGGTATCTAGCCCGTTGCCACAATCTCAGGAAACTATGGATGTTGAATATGAAGTTTGTCAG GAAGAAATTGACACTGAGGAAGATCAACTCGAGTCTAAATCTGCGACTACCCTCCCTGTTTTATGCATAGAGGATGGGAGTGTGATCTTGAAGTTCTCTGAAATTTTTGGTGCACAGGAGCCTGTAAGAAAGGCCAAGACAGATCAGCATAAGCGGCCAGTGAATAAAG AGCTCCGTATCACAAACATCAGTGACATTGTTGAGGATGACGAGGAAGTATTTCTAAGGAGTACTATTCAAGATGTCCCATCTTTGAAGCATATCAAGACAAATGAAGATTTTATCGAGAGTGACAGTGATGAGTTAATTTCTAGTGATACTTTTGGGTTTAAAGATTTGTGTCTTTCTGAACAACCAATGAAGGATGTACACAAAGAGTTCCCTACTGCTAAACAAACTCTAGTTTGTCCTGATGTTTATCCACTTGAGCATGAAGACTGGGAAAATGGTATCATTTGGGGCAATTCACCAGCAAGTGAAAGTCAGTCTTGTTTAAAAAGCTGTGTCATATCTGAAGAGAGCTCTGATGCTCACAGTGAAGATGAGGCTAAGGATTATGGTTATGTATCCGGGCGTTGTGATGTACAGGATAAAAATAATGGTTCTCCAGTAATAAGAGAGCCTTTTGGCTGTACAGAAATGCCTGCTTCAGCTAGTTATCATTCCCCTGAGAATAGTTACCCTCCATTGATAAAGGAGACTCCTCAAGAGAAGAATGACTTAGACCATGCGGAACCAAATAACATAAATGGAACAGTTAAAATCAATACGATGAAGTGTTTAAGCAACCTCTCTCTTCTGAACAAGGAACTGTTGGAAGGATCTTGGTTGGACAACGTAATTTGGGATCCCAGTGAGGATACTCCTAAGCCTAAGTTAATCTTGGATCTGAAAGATGACCAGATGCTTTTCGAGATTTTAGATGAGAAGAATGGGGATCACCTCCGCTCACATGCTCGTGCGATGATTGTTAGTCGGCCAATGAAGACTGCAACAGTGGAAAATGTTGGCCATAACAACCAAGCAATTACATTGGATGCCCAATTCAACATTTCCAATGACAAATTTTATTCCAACAGGAAGATGTCGCAACAAGCTAAATCTCATACTAAAAAGCGTTCTTCAATGGGCATAAAGGTGGTACATTCTGTTCCTGGTCAAAAATTGCAGACCATGAAGCCAAAGCTAAGCAC TAACGAAATTGCAAATTTCCATAGACCAAAAGCTAAGTGGTACCCCCATGAAAATAAACTTGCTGCTGAGTTGCAAGGAGCTGCTTGCAGTCATGGGTCAATGACTGTTATAGTAATGACGTTAGCAGGAAAAGGAGTGAAACTTCTCGTCAATGCAGAGGAAACTCCACTATCAGTAAAATCAAAAGCTTCCAAGAAATTAG AATTTAGACCATCTGAAAAGATCAAATTGTTTGGTTATGGAAAAGAACTCCAGGATGACATCTCCTTGGCCATGCAAAACGTGCGACCAAACTCTATTTTGCATGTTGTTCGCACTGAAGTACATCTATGGCCAAAAGCACAGAAGTTACCTGGAGAGGACAAGGCTCTACGTCCTCCTGGGGCATTCAGGAAAAAAGCTGACTTGTCTGTTAAGGATGGACATGTATTTTTGATGGA ATATTGTGAGGAAAGACCTTTACTGCTTGCAAATGCAGGAATGGGTGCTCGACTCTGTACTTACTACCAGAAAACTTCACCCACTGATCAGACAGCTATATCCCTGCGAAGCAACAATGACGGACTGGGTACAGTGCTTGCTATTGAGCCTGCTGATAAATCTCCTTTCCTGGGAGATGTACGTTCTGGGTCCCAGCAATCATGTCTTGAGACAAACATGTACAGAGCACCTGCATTTCCTCATAAATTGGCATCGACTGATTATCTTTTAGTTCGTTCGCCGAAAGGGATGCTTTCTGTACGCCGCATTGACAAGCTATATGCTGTTGGCCAACAA GAACCACACATGGAAGTATTTTCACCAGGAACGAAAAATCTGCAGAATCATCTTTTGAATCGAATGCTCGTATACGTATATCGTGAATTCCGTCTTAGGGAGAGGCCTGGTGTTCTTTCTCAGATTCGAGCTGATGAAGTACCTATTCAGCATCCTCTGACAGAAGCTATTGTGAGAAAACGATTGAAGCATTGTGCAGACCTGAAG AAAGGACCCAACGGACATTATTTCTGGACACAGAGACCTGACTTCCGGATTCCGTCAGAGGAGGAGCTTAGAAGATTGGTGTCACCAGAAAGT GTCTGCTGTCATGAGAGTATGCAAGCTGGTCTGCATCGTCTCAATCGTTTAGGAATCGAGAAGCTTACTCAACCTGTGGGACTTGCTTCTGCAATGAATCAGCTTCCCGATGAAGCAATTGAGCTCGCTGCTGCAGCACATATTGAGAGGGAGTTGCAAATCACTAGCTGGAACCTTACCAGCAATTTTGTTGCTTGTACCAACCAG GACAGAGAGAATATTGAAAGACTAGAAATTACTGGTGTTGGTGATCCATCTGGCCGTGGACTAGGATTTAGCTATGTGCGAGTAACTCCAAAAGCACCTGTCTCCAATTCATCTCATAAGAAAAAGTCAGCTGCAGCCAAAGGTACCACTGTTACTGGAACAGATGCTGACCTCCGCAGGTTAAGCATGGATGCCGCCCGAGAG TTGCTTCTCAAATTCGGAGTTCCAGACGAGCAAATTGATAAATTAACAAGGTGGCATCGTATTGCTATGGTGAGGAAGCTTTCAAGTGAGCAAGCAGCGTCAGGAATTACAATTGATGAAATTCCAGTTAGCAAGTTTGCACGTGGACAAAGGATGTCTTTCATGCAGCTTCAACAGCAAACTAAAGAGAAATGTCAGGAAATTTGGGACAGACAAATTCAGTCGCTTTCTGCTATAGACGGTGATGACAATGGCAGTGATACAGAAGCCCATAGTGATTTGGACTCGTTTGCCGGGGATCTTGAGAACTTGCTGGATGCTGAAGAATTTGACGATGAAGATGTTGGTACTGCAGACCTGAGAAGCGATAAAGCAGACGGAATGAGAGGGCTCAAAATGAGAAGGTGCCCTACCCAAGCTCAGTTTAACGAGGAAATTCAAGATGATCAAGCAGAAGCTGCTCTAGTAAAAAAATTGCTCGAAG AGAGTGGCAATGACCCGAAGAGGAAGAAACAACCTGTGGATACGACGAATCAGGGTGCCAATAAAACGAAGCAGTTTAAGGCATTGACGCCAAAGGAGAGCACGCCAAGAGGAGCGAAAGAG GTTGACAGTTCTTTTACTGAAGGTGGCTTATCCTCCAAACTGAAAACCAAGCTGGCAGTTGATGCAAACGATATCATTCTGGTTAAAAAGAAAAATGTTCAAGGAAAGGATGGTTTAAAG GAGAAGAGGCAGGGAGCAAGGGGGGACAGTCTTGTATGCGGAGCTTGCGGTCAG CTTGGACATATGCGGACCAACAAATTGTGCCCCAAGTATGGGGAGGATCCAGAAACCTCGGAAATGGATGCGATTTCCTACAGACCTAATCCTCTTGATGTAGCAAGTCATGGTCAAACGAAGACACTGGGCAGGAGGTTGGTAGCCAAGGTTTCTTCTGATGTTCCTGAAACTGAAGGGCAAGAAAGCATTGAAAAGATCAAACCAGTAAAATTCAGATGTGGGGCACCTGAGAAGTCCTTGGAACGGAATATGTCAGTGGCAGGTTCTTTGGTTTCTGATAAACTTACAACGGATTCTACAGATTTGAGATCTACTGGAAAGGTTAGCAAGATTAAAATATACAGTAAGCCTAAGACTGAAGATTATCCTCCTGATACTCCTAAGCCATCAGTTGTGATACGGCCTCCTGCTGAAGTAGAGAAGGATGTACCTCGTAAGAAGGTCATCATCAAGCAGCCTAAAGGACATGTAGACCAGCTAAGAGCTATTGAAGTTAGGAGTGGTCAGGAGCCTAGAAAGATAAGGAAAATTGCTGAATTGTCAAGTTTTGAGAAGAACAGCAGAGATGATGATGGTTGGTATGCTGGAGAGCCCAGCCAGATGAATTCCTCACATGATAGGTTGGGTCGGGATGGTAACAGGAAAAGCAAAGAAGTAATGGGAGGTGATGAATCCTGGAGAGCGTTTAAAGAGCAGCGAGAGAGACAGGAACAGAGGCTAATTGAAGCTAGGATTTATAGCCGGGAGGAAGAGCTCCAGAAGGCAAAGAAGAAaagcaagaaaaagaaaaaacatgATTTTCGAGATGCTGACATTCTTGATCACAGGCCATACAGAAATGACAGAAAGGTACCTGAAAGAGATCGAGCATCAAAAAGACGTACTCCAGCTGATATGACAGATTATGCTCCATCAGCGAAGCGACGCAGAGGAGGAGAG GTTGAGCTCTCCAACATATTGGAAAAGATAGTTGATCACTTGCGGAACCAGACTGCTATATCATTGCTGTTTCTTAAACCAGTGACAAAGAAAGTCGCTCCCGATTACTACGACGTAATCCAGCGCCCAATGGATCTGGGTACCATCAGGGACAAGGCGAGGAAGATGGAGTACAAAAACAGGTATGAATTCAGGAATGACGTGGCGCAGATAGCAGACAATGCGCACATGTACAACGAGACGCGGCATCCTCACATCCCTCCGCTGGCCGACGAGCTCCTGGAGTTGTGCGACAACCTTCTTGATGAAAGCGCGGACGTGCTCGACGACGCCGAGAGCGCAATGGAGAGCTAG
- the LOC125522946 gene encoding transcription initiation factor TFIID subunit 1-like isoform X2 (The sequence of the model RefSeq protein was modified relative to this genomic sequence to represent the inferred CDS: added 271 bases not found in genome assembly), with protein sequence MSDGERRDEDVATTSAADDDDDEDYEEPGGENHFLGFMFGNVDDAGDLDADYLDEDAKEHLFALADKLGASLKDIDLTKSSPATADPSEQDYDEKAEDAVDYEDIDEQYDGPEVEAATEEDHLLSKKDYFSSNTMFASVSSKVSVFDEENYDEDEEPPNDIELPGDNVIQDVISAEQTEISPSNDNPAIGKVSSPLPQSQETMDVEYEVCQEEIDTEEDQLESKSATTLPVLCIEDGSVILKFSEIFGAQEPVRKAKTDQHKRPVNKELRITNISDIVEDDEEVFLRSTIQDVPSLKHIKTNEDFIESDSDELISSDTFGFKDLCLSEQPMKDVHKEFPTAKQTLVCPDVYPLEHEDWENGIIWGNSPASESQSCLKSCVISEESSDAHSEDEAKDYGYVSGRCDVQDKNNGSPVIREPFGCTEMPASASYHSPENSYPPLIKETPQEKNDLDHAEPNNINGTVKINTMKCLSNLSLLNKELLEGSWLDNVIWDPSEDTPKPKLILDLKDDQMLFEILDEKNGDHLRSHARAMIVSRPMKTATVENVGHNNQAITLDAQFNISNDKFYSNRKMSQQAKSHTKKRSSMGIKVVHSVPGQKLQTMKPKLSTNEIANFHRPKAKWYPHENKLAAELQGAACSHGSMTVIVMTLAGKGVKLLVNAEETPLSVKSKASKKLEFRPSEKIKLFGYGKELQDDISLAMQNVRPNSILHVVRTEVHLWPKAQKLPGEDKALRPPGAFRKKADLSVKDGHVFLMEYCEERPLLLANAGMGARLCTYYQKTSPTDQTAISLRSNNDGLGTVLAIEPADKSPFLGDVRSGSQQSCLETNMYRAPAFPHKLASTDYLLVRSPKGMLSVRRIDKLYAVGQQEPHMEVFSPGTKNLQNHLLNRMLVYVYREFRLRERPGVLSQIRADEVPIQHPLTEAIVRKRLKHCADLKKGPNGHYFWTQRPDFRIPSEEELRRLVSPESVCCHESMQAGLHRLNRLGIEKLTQPVGLASAMNQLPDEAIELAAAAHIERELQITSWNLTSNFVACTNQDRENIERLEITGVGDPSGRGLGFSYVRVTPKAPVSNSSHKKKSAAAKGTTVTGTDADLRRLSMDAARELLLKFGVPDEQIDKLTRWHRIAMVRKLSSEQAASGITIDEIPVSKFARGQRMSFMQLQQQTKEKCQEIWDRQIQSLSAIDGDDNGSDTEAHSDLDSFAGDLENLLDAEEFDDEDVGTADLRSDKADGMRGLKMRRCPTQAQFNEEIQDDQAEAALVKKLLEESGNDPKRKKQPVDTTNQGANKTKQFKALTPKESTPRGAKEVDSSFTEGGLSSKLKTKLAVDANDIILVKKKNVQGKDGLKRQGARGDSLVCGACGQLGHMRTNKLCPKYGEDPETSEMDAISYRPNPLDVASHGQTKTLGRRLVAKVSSDVPETEGQESIEKIKPVKFRCGAPEKSLERNMSVAGSLVSDKLTTDSTDLRSTGKVSKIKIYSKPKTEDYPPDTPKPSVVIRPPAEVEKDVPRKKVIIKQPKGHVDQLRAIEVRSGQEPRKIRKIAELSSFEKNSRDDDGWYAGEPSQMNSSHDRLGRDGNRKSKEVMGGDESWRAFKEQRERQEQRLIEARIYSREEELQKAKKKSKKKKKHDFRDADILDHRPYRNDRKVPERDRASKRRTPADMTDYAPSAKRRRGGEVELSNILEKIVDHLRNQTAISLLFLKPVTKKVAPDYYDVIQRPMDLGTIRDKARKMEYKNRYEFRNDVAQIADNAHMYNETRHPHIPPLADELLELCDNLLDESADVLDDAESAMES encoded by the exons ATTATGATGAGAAAGCAGAGGATGCTGTTGACTATGAAGATATTGATGAACAATATGATGGACCTGAAGTTGAAGCAGCTACAGAGGAAGACCATTTGCTATCCAAGAAAGATTACTTCTCCTCAAACACAATGTTTGCTTCAGTCAGTAGTAAAGTTTCAGTGTTTGATGAGGAGAACTATGATGAGGATGAAGAACCACCCAATGATATCGAGTTACCTGGTGATAATGTTATACAAG ATGTCATTTCAGCCGAGCAGACGGAAATATCACCCTCTAATGATAATCCTGCCATCGGAAAGGTATCTAGCCCGTTGCCACAATCTCAGGAAACTATGGATGTTGAATATGAAGTTTGTCAG GAAGAAATTGACACTGAGGAAGATCAACTCGAGTCTAAATCTGCGACTACCCTCCCTGTTTTATGCATAGAGGATGGGAGTGTGATCTTGAAGTTCTCTGAAATTTTTGGTGCACAGGAGCCTGTAAGAAAGGCCAAGACAGATCAGCATAAGCGGCCAGTGAATAAAG AGCTCCGTATCACAAACATCAGTGACATTGTTGAGGATGACGAGGAAGTATTTCTAAGGAGTACTATTCAAGATGTCCCATCTTTGAAGCATATCAAGACAAATGAAGATTTTATCGAGAGTGACAGTGATGAGTTAATTTCTAGTGATACTTTTGGGTTTAAAGATTTGTGTCTTTCTGAACAACCAATGAAGGATGTACACAAAGAGTTCCCTACTGCTAAACAAACTCTAGTTTGTCCTGATGTTTATCCACTTGAGCATGAAGACTGGGAAAATGGTATCATTTGGGGCAATTCACCAGCAAGTGAAAGTCAGTCTTGTTTAAAAAGCTGTGTCATATCTGAAGAGAGCTCTGATGCTCACAGTGAAGATGAGGCTAAGGATTATGGTTATGTATCCGGGCGTTGTGATGTACAGGATAAAAATAATGGTTCTCCAGTAATAAGAGAGCCTTTTGGCTGTACAGAAATGCCTGCTTCAGCTAGTTATCATTCCCCTGAGAATAGTTACCCTCCATTGATAAAGGAGACTCCTCAAGAGAAGAATGACTTAGACCATGCGGAACCAAATAACATAAATGGAACAGTTAAAATCAATACGATGAAGTGTTTAAGCAACCTCTCTCTTCTGAACAAGGAACTGTTGGAAGGATCTTGGTTGGACAACGTAATTTGGGATCCCAGTGAGGATACTCCTAAGCCTAAGTTAATCTTGGATCTGAAAGATGACCAGATGCTTTTCGAGATTTTAGATGAGAAGAATGGGGATCACCTCCGCTCACATGCTCGTGCGATGATTGTTAGTCGGCCAATGAAGACTGCAACAGTGGAAAATGTTGGCCATAACAACCAAGCAATTACATTGGATGCCCAATTCAACATTTCCAATGACAAATTTTATTCCAACAGGAAGATGTCGCAACAAGCTAAATCTCATACTAAAAAGCGTTCTTCAATGGGCATAAAGGTGGTACATTCTGTTCCTGGTCAAAAATTGCAGACCATGAAGCCAAAGCTAAGCAC TAACGAAATTGCAAATTTCCATAGACCAAAAGCTAAGTGGTACCCCCATGAAAATAAACTTGCTGCTGAGTTGCAAGGAGCTGCTTGCAGTCATGGGTCAATGACTGTTATAGTAATGACGTTAGCAGGAAAAGGAGTGAAACTTCTCGTCAATGCAGAGGAAACTCCACTATCAGTAAAATCAAAAGCTTCCAAGAAATTAG AATTTAGACCATCTGAAAAGATCAAATTGTTTGGTTATGGAAAAGAACTCCAGGATGACATCTCCTTGGCCATGCAAAACGTGCGACCAAACTCTATTTTGCATGTTGTTCGCACTGAAGTACATCTATGGCCAAAAGCACAGAAGTTACCTGGAGAGGACAAGGCTCTACGTCCTCCTGGGGCATTCAGGAAAAAAGCTGACTTGTCTGTTAAGGATGGACATGTATTTTTGATGGA ATATTGTGAGGAAAGACCTTTACTGCTTGCAAATGCAGGAATGGGTGCTCGACTCTGTACTTACTACCAGAAAACTTCACCCACTGATCAGACAGCTATATCCCTGCGAAGCAACAATGACGGACTGGGTACAGTGCTTGCTATTGAGCCTGCTGATAAATCTCCTTTCCTGGGAGATGTACGTTCTGGGTCCCAGCAATCATGTCTTGAGACAAACATGTACAGAGCACCTGCATTTCCTCATAAATTGGCATCGACTGATTATCTTTTAGTTCGTTCGCCGAAAGGGATGCTTTCTGTACGCCGCATTGACAAGCTATATGCTGTTGGCCAACAA GAACCACACATGGAAGTATTTTCACCAGGAACGAAAAATCTGCAGAATCATCTTTTGAATCGAATGCTCGTATACGTATATCGTGAATTCCGTCTTAGGGAGAGGCCTGGTGTTCTTTCTCAGATTCGAGCTGATGAAGTACCTATTCAGCATCCTCTGACAGAAGCTATTGTGAGAAAACGATTGAAGCATTGTGCAGACCTGAAG AAAGGACCCAACGGACATTATTTCTGGACACAGAGACCTGACTTCCGGATTCCGTCAGAGGAGGAGCTTAGAAGATTGGTGTCACCAGAAAGT GTCTGCTGTCATGAGAGTATGCAAGCTGGTCTGCATCGTCTCAATCGTTTAGGAATCGAGAAGCTTACTCAACCTGTGGGACTTGCTTCTGCAATGAATCAGCTTCCCGATGAAGCAATTGAGCTCGCTGCTGCAGCACATATTGAGAGGGAGTTGCAAATCACTAGCTGGAACCTTACCAGCAATTTTGTTGCTTGTACCAACCAG GACAGAGAGAATATTGAAAGACTAGAAATTACTGGTGTTGGTGATCCATCTGGCCGTGGACTAGGATTTAGCTATGTGCGAGTAACTCCAAAAGCACCTGTCTCCAATTCATCTCATAAGAAAAAGTCAGCTGCAGCCAAAGGTACCACTGTTACTGGAACAGATGCTGACCTCCGCAGGTTAAGCATGGATGCCGCCCGAGAG TTGCTTCTCAAATTCGGAGTTCCAGACGAGCAAATTGATAAATTAACAAGGTGGCATCGTATTGCTATGGTGAGGAAGCTTTCAAGTGAGCAAGCAGCGTCAGGAATTACAATTGATGAAATTCCAGTTAGCAAGTTTGCACGTGGACAAAGGATGTCTTTCATGCAGCTTCAACAGCAAACTAAAGAGAAATGTCAGGAAATTTGGGACAGACAAATTCAGTCGCTTTCTGCTATAGACGGTGATGACAATGGCAGTGATACAGAAGCCCATAGTGATTTGGACTCGTTTGCCGGGGATCTTGAGAACTTGCTGGATGCTGAAGAATTTGACGATGAAGATGTTGGTACTGCAGACCTGAGAAGCGATAAAGCAGACGGAATGAGAGGGCTCAAAATGAGAAGGTGCCCTACCCAAGCTCAGTTTAACGAGGAAATTCAAGATGATCAAGCAGAAGCTGCTCTAGTAAAAAAATTGCTCGAAG AGAGTGGCAATGACCCGAAGAGGAAGAAACAACCTGTGGATACGACGAATCAGGGTGCCAATAAAACGAAGCAGTTTAAGGCATTGACGCCAAAGGAGAGCACGCCAAGAGGAGCGAAAGAG GTTGACAGTTCTTTTACTGAAGGTGGCTTATCCTCCAAACTGAAAACCAAGCTGGCAGTTGATGCAAACGATATCATTCTGGTTAAAAAGAAAAATGTTCAAGGAAAGGATGGTTTAAAG AGGCAGGGAGCAAGGGGGGACAGTCTTGTATGCGGAGCTTGCGGTCAG CTTGGACATATGCGGACCAACAAATTGTGCCCCAAGTATGGGGAGGATCCAGAAACCTCGGAAATGGATGCGATTTCCTACAGACCTAATCCTCTTGATGTAGCAAGTCATGGTCAAACGAAGACACTGGGCAGGAGGTTGGTAGCCAAGGTTTCTTCTGATGTTCCTGAAACTGAAGGGCAAGAAAGCATTGAAAAGATCAAACCAGTAAAATTCAGATGTGGGGCACCTGAGAAGTCCTTGGAACGGAATATGTCAGTGGCAGGTTCTTTGGTTTCTGATAAACTTACAACGGATTCTACAGATTTGAGATCTACTGGAAAGGTTAGCAAGATTAAAATATACAGTAAGCCTAAGACTGAAGATTATCCTCCTGATACTCCTAAGCCATCAGTTGTGATACGGCCTCCTGCTGAAGTAGAGAAGGATGTACCTCGTAAGAAGGTCATCATCAAGCAGCCTAAAGGACATGTAGACCAGCTAAGAGCTATTGAAGTTAGGAGTGGTCAGGAGCCTAGAAAGATAAGGAAAATTGCTGAATTGTCAAGTTTTGAGAAGAACAGCAGAGATGATGATGGTTGGTATGCTGGAGAGCCCAGCCAGATGAATTCCTCACATGATAGGTTGGGTCGGGATGGTAACAGGAAAAGCAAAGAAGTAATGGGAGGTGATGAATCCTGGAGAGCGTTTAAAGAGCAGCGAGAGAGACAGGAACAGAGGCTAATTGAAGCTAGGATTTATAGCCGGGAGGAAGAGCTCCAGAAGGCAAAGAAGAAaagcaagaaaaagaaaaaacatgATTTTCGAGATGCTGACATTCTTGATCACAGGCCATACAGAAATGACAGAAAGGTACCTGAAAGAGATCGAGCATCAAAAAGACGTACTCCAGCTGATATGACAGATTATGCTCCATCAGCGAAGCGACGCAGAGGAGGAGAG GTTGAGCTCTCCAACATATTGGAAAAGATAGTTGATCACTTGCGGAACCAGACTGCTATATCATTGCTGTTTCTTAAACCAGTGACAAAGAAAGTCGCTCCCGATTACTACGACGTAATCCAGCGCCCAATGGATCTGGGTACCATCAGGGACAAGGCGAGGAAGATGGAGTACAAAAACAGGTATGAATTCAGGAATGACGTGGCGCAGATAGCAGACAATGCGCACATGTACAACGAGACGCGGCATCCTCACATCCCTCCGCTGGCCGACGAGCTCCTGGAGTTGTGCGACAACCTTCTTGATGAAAGCGCGGACGTGCTCGACGACGCCGAGAGCGCAATGGAGAGCTAG